From a region of the Rhodamnia argentea isolate NSW1041297 unplaced genomic scaffold, ASM2092103v1 Rarg_v2.45, whole genome shotgun sequence genome:
- the LOC125313470 gene encoding NAD(P)H-quinone oxidoreductase subunit 1, chloroplastic, with amino-acid sequence MIIDTTEVQDINSFSRLESLKEVYGIIGMFLPILTLVLGITIGVLVIVWLEREISAGIQQRIGPEYAGPLGILQALADGTKLIFKENLFPSRGDIRLFSIGPSIAVISILLSYSVIPFSYHFVLSDLNIGVFLWIAISSIAPIGLLMSGYGSNNKYSFLGGLRAAAQSISYEIPLTLCVLSISLLSNSSSTVDIVEAQSKYGFWGWNLWRQPIGFFVFLISSLAECERLPFDLPEAEEELVAGYQTEYSGIKFGLFYVASYLNLLVSSLFVTVLYLGGWNISIPYIFVPELFEINKVGRVFGTTIGIFITLAKTYLFLFISITTRWTLPRLRIDQLLNLGWKFLLPISLGNLLLTTSFQLISL; translated from the exons ATGATAATTGATACAACAGAAGTACAAGATATAAATTCTTTTTCTAGATTAGAATCTTTAAAAGAAGTCTATGGAATCATAGGGATGTTTTTACCTATTTTGACTCTTGTATTGGGAATCACAATAGGTGTACTCGTAATTGTGTGGTTAGAAAGAGAAATATCTGCAGGAATACAACAACGTATTGGTCCCGAATACGCCGGTCCTTTgggaattcttcaagctttAGCAGATGGCACAAAACTTATTTTCAAAGAGAATCTTTTTCCATCTAGAGGAGATATTCGTTTATTCAGTATAGGACCATCCATAGCAGTTATATCCATTTTACTAAGTTATTCAGTAATTCCTTTTAGTTATCACTTTGTTTTATCTGATCTCAATATCGGTGTTTTTTTATGGATTGCCATTTCCAGTATTGCTCCCATTGGACTTCTTATGTCAGGATATggatcaaataataaatattcttttttaggTGGTCTACGAGCCGCTGCTCAATCGATTAGTTATGAAATACCATTAACTCTTTGTGTATTATCAATATCTCTAC TATCTAACAGTTCAAGTACAGTTGATATAGTTGAGGCCCAGTCCAAATATGGTTTTTGGGGATGGAATTTGTGGCGTCAACCTATAGGGTTTTtcgtttttctaatttcttcccTAGCAGAATGCGAGAGATTACCTTTTGATTTaccagaagcagaagaagaattaGTAGCAGGTTATCAAACCGAATATTCGGGTATCAAATTTGGGTTATTTTACGTTGCTTCCTATCTAAATCTATTAGTTTCTTCGTTATTTGTAACAGTTCTTTACTTAGGGGGTTGGAATATCTCTATTCCTTATATATTCGTTCCCGAgctatttgaaataaataaagtagGTAGAGTGTTTGGAACGacaattggtatttttattaCATTAGCTAAAACTTATTTGTTCTTGTTTATTTCTATCACAACAAGATGGACTTTACCTAGACTAAGAATAGACCAATTATTAAATCTTggatggaaatttcttttacccATTTCCCTCGGTAATCTATTATTAACAACTTCTTTCCAACTCATTTCattgtaa